A window of the Podarcis raffonei isolate rPodRaf1 chromosome 4, rPodRaf1.pri, whole genome shotgun sequence genome harbors these coding sequences:
- the LOC128413007 gene encoding carbonyl reductase [NADPH] 1-like, with protein sequence MSKSIPVAVVTGSNKGIGLAIVRALCKQFTGDVYLTARDVERGKEAVAKLQAEGLKPQFHQLDINDLQSIRTLRDFLKEKYGGLNVLINNAGIAFKVEDPTPFPTQAEVSMKTNFFATRNICNELLPLIKPQGRVVNVSSVMSVRALAMCSPELQQKFRSETITEEELVKLMGKFVEDTKKGVHEKEGWPNTAYGVSKIGVTVLSRIQARRLNETRKGDGILLNACCPGWVRTDMAGPKAPKSPDEGAETPVYLALLPPGADGPHGQFVSDKTVQTW encoded by the exons ATGTCTAAGAGCATTCCAGTGGCTGTAGTGACTGGCTCCAACAAAGGCATTGGGCTGGCCATCGTGCGGGCTCTATGCAAGCAGTTCACTGGGGATGTTTACCTGACAGCCAGAGATGTGGAACGGGGCAAGGAGGCAGTGGCCAAGCTGCAGGCAGAAGGCCTGAAGCCACAGTTCCACCAACTGGACATAAATGACCTGCAGAGTATCCGAACCCTACGCGATTTCTTGAAGGAGAAGTATGGAGGATTAAATGTGCTGATCAACAATGCAGGGATTGCTTTCAAAG TGGAGGACCCCACACCATTTCCTACACAAGCAGAAGTGTCCATGAAAACGAACTTCTTTGCAACCAGAAATATTTGCAACGAGTTATTACCACTTATTAAACCACAAG GAAGAGTAGTGAATGTCTCCAGTGTCATGAGTGTCCGGGCCTTGGCCATGTGCAGCCCAGAACTACAGCAGAAGTTTCGGAGTGAGACAATCACTGAAGAGGAACTAGTGAAACTCATGGGAAAATTTGTAGAAGACACCAAGAAGGGAGTGCATGAGAAGGAGGGTTGGCCAAATACAGCTTATGGGGTGTCCAAAATCGGGGTAACGGTTTTGTCCAGAATTCAAGCAAGGCGCCTGAATGAGACAAGAAAAGGTGATGGTATtcttctgaatgcctgttgccCTGGCTGGGTCAGGACTGACATGGCAGGTCCTAAAGCCCCCAAATCTCCTGATGAGGGAGCTGAAACTCCAGTGTATTTGGCCCTTTTACCCCCGGGAGCCGATGGGCCCCACGGGCAGTTTGTTAGTGACAAAACGGTTCAAACTTGGTGA